The Fluviispira sanaruensis sequence CTCTCTTATGCAACCGGCAGCAAATGAAATGGCTGTGTTTCTGTCTAAAATTCCATTGCGCGCTTTTTCTGGAAAAATCGTTGCAAATGTGGATGCAAAATTACATACTGCGCAGTCTTATTCTCATGAAACGCTTGTAAAACAAATAGCAAATGCTGTTTTGTGGACACAATCTTTAGCAATATTACAAGACGCTGCGCCACAATCTATTTGGGTAGAAGTGGGCCCAGGAAAAGTCTTACAAGGACTCACTAAAAAAACTTATGAGACAGTCAATTGCCTAGGAACTCAAGATTTAACTTCTCTTAAGTCTACAATTGAAACTCTCTCAAAATAAACTTGGAGTAATAAACAAAGTGCCTAAATTAAAGTCACAAGAAGATATCTTAAAAATGCGTGAAGCAGGCAGACTTGCTGCCCATACTCTTAAGCATGCTGGTTCAGTTATTAAGCCTGGTGTAAGTACAGAAGAAATAAACACAGCAGTGCATGAGTATATTATTTCTCATGGTGCTTATCCAAGCCCTTTGAACTATAAAGGATATCCTAAATCCGTTTGTACAAGTATTAATGATGTTATTTGTCATGGAATACCAAGTAAAACTGAAGTTTTAAAAGAAGGCGATATTATAAACGTTGATGTCACAGTTACTTTAGATGGATACTTTGGTGATTGTTCAAGAACTTTTTTTGTTGGTGAGCATATTTCGGAAGAGAGTATTAAAGTAACAAATGTTGCCGAAGAGTGCCTGGCTCGCGGCATAGCAGTCGCTAAACATGGGAGTCGATTGGGCGATGTGGGTTGGGCCATTCAAAGCTATGCTGAAAAAGAAGGATGTGGAGTGGTAAGAGATTTTGTTGGGCATGGAATTGGAAAAGTATTTCATGAACCCGATTTGCAGGTTCCACATTATGGTCGCTCAGGAACAGGCCTAAAAATTGTCAGAGGCATGATTTTTACCATTGAACCTATGATCAATGCTGGGGACTGGCGCATGAAAATGATGAAAGATGGCTGGACTTCTAAAACTTTGGACGGTAAACCATCTGCACAATTCGAACATACTATTGCAATTGTTGGAAATGGCATTGAAATTCTAACTGCGCTTGAGGATGACCCTATTGCTATCAGAGCAAAGGCTTTGGGAGCAAATATTCTCTGGCCTGAATTAAAGGTTTAATAAATATTTATGTTCCATACTGAGAATCTAACTATAATAAATATCATGGCTGCTTCTGTAGATGGTAAGATTTCTGCTCATAAATTGGAGTCTACGGAAGATAGAAATCAAAGTGGTTTAGTTTGTAATGAAGATTTTTTGCGTATGAGAAAATTAGTAGCAACTTGTGATGCTGTTTTTTTAGGTGCAAGAACATTATCTACAGAAAAAGGTGCTTTTAGAGTTGCAAATTTAACACCAAAACAAGCAGAACCAGAGTGGATAGTTTTTACACGCAGCGGAGAAATTTCATTTTCTCATGAATTTTGGCAACAAAAAAATATACCTAAAAGTATTTTTTTTGTGTCTTCATTCAATAAAAGCGATGAACCATTTCTTAAAATTGAAGAGAAACAATTTCCTTTTGCAACTATTAATTGCTATTTAGGCAATATTATAGGACTTCTTCAGTATTTAAAAGAAAAAAATTATAAAAAGATTGCTTTATTAGGTGGTGGAGAGTTGAATGCTGCTTTTTGGGAACAAAAACTTGTTGATGAGTTATTTATAACTATAAGCCCAATAATTATTGGAAATAAAAACGCTCCTGCATTGATAAGTTCTGAAACAATTTTAAAAAGCATACTTGAATGTGAAAAAGTTTCTCAATCTGGTGACTTTATTTTTATTGACTATAAAGTTAAGAAATAATATACCGCATTATCTTTTATTTTTTAAACAAAATTATATGGATATTAATTTATGGAACATGATATTTTAGTGCAAAGAGAATGTGAAAGTTGGGGAAAAATAAGGACTATTTTTTTTGTTTCAGCCATAATATTTATATGCGCAATTGGTTTTGTTGCATCTGATATTTATTTACCATCGTTGCCAACGATTGCAGATTACTTTAAAAAAGATGCTGCCTATGTTCAATTAACTATGAGTTTATTTTTATTAACAATGGCTGTTTTTCAAATATTTTCTGGATCACTTTCGGACAAATATGGAAGAAAAAGAGTTTTATTTGTTTTTTCTCTTATTTTTATTTTTGCTTCCTTGGGATGTTTTTATTCTTCAACTATCAATGAACTCATAATATATCGCTGTTTTCAAGCTCTCGGCGCATGTGCTGGCATGTCTATCGGACAGGCGATGGTTGCAGATGCATTTGGCGCAAAAGATACGGGTAGAATTCTTTCTATCACAATACCTCTCGTAGCTTTTTCTCCTGCAATAGCTCCTGTGCTCGGAGGTTATATTGAAATATTATATGATTGGCGGGCAATATTTTTAGTTCTAGGTATATACGGATTCATTATTTTATTCTTACTATGTTCACCTATATTTCCTAAAAGTAGAGCCATGGCAAAAAAACAAAAATCAGCCTTTGAAATCCTTTCATTTTTAGCAATGCTTAAAAATAAAAAATTTGTTGGTTTTGCCTTATTTATGATGACTTCTAATGCAACATATTTTTCCTTTTTAGCGGGTGCTCCTTTTCTATTGAAGAAGTTTGGTTATTCACCTTCAGCCGTAGGTTATGCTTTTTGTATCGCTTCCTTCCCATATATGTTTGCTTCGCTATTAGGACGGCGGCTTTCTTTTAAATTAAGTAATATGCAAATTATATTTTTAGGCTTGATTTTAAATATCATCGGCGGAATTATTTTTCTTTTAATGTATTATTTTTCTTGGCAGCATATGGCCGCACTTATGATTCCTATTTTTGTTATAACCATTGGGAATGGATTTTTAATGCCCTTTTCTTCTGCAAACGCGATCGCTCTGTTCCCTAAGAATTCAGGGTTAGTGACAGGATCTTTGGGTTCTGCCCAACTGACAGCGGCTTCATTAGGAACAGCATTGATGGGTTTTATAGAAAACGGAACATTTCTTCCTTTTGCTGCGATCGTTTTAGGTTTTTCTTTATTAACTATTTTTTATTATTTAGCTGTATTTGGTTCTCCAAAAGCATATTTAAAAAGTCAAATCGATTATTAATCCTGCCATTTTAAAATAAGGTGATTGCCTTCCCGTAGTGAGTAAAATGGGTGTGGGTTCAATTTATCATATTGCTTGCAGTCTTTTAAGTTGCCATTGGTAGGATTTATTTTGCATTCCGTGAGACTTTGATTAAATATATTAGTGACATTTGACGTTCTCCCCTCCTTAAAAATCTTCGAATGGCGATTTTTTGAAGAAGTGGATCCCCTAGATACAAAGAATAACGAGCTAGAATTTTTCTTTCTTGCTTTGCTTTTGGCAATGCATGATACTTTTTAGTTTTGACTATCAGCAATTTATAGAAGACGAGTGTTTAATTTAAGGGGCCATTTAAAGTAATGGTCAATAAAGGGTTTTGTATCCTGGGAAAATTTTTCCATTTTGTGCGGCAAAGACAAACCAATTGTTGAAGATGCCACTAGCTGGTTGTGGATATGGATATGTATTTCCAAATTCTTCCGCACATTTTTCAGCAAGATAAATATAAGCATTTTCTCCACCCGTCAGGATAAAAACTACGAAAGAATTTGCATTATTCATTGGATAAAAGCGCCATTTACCTGGAACAGTTATATTTCTATTATTAAGCCACTCCCAATCGTTATTATCATTGCTGCAGTAAATATAAGCTTCAGCT is a genomic window containing:
- the map gene encoding type I methionyl aminopeptidase; amino-acid sequence: MPKLKSQEDILKMREAGRLAAHTLKHAGSVIKPGVSTEEINTAVHEYIISHGAYPSPLNYKGYPKSVCTSINDVICHGIPSKTEVLKEGDIINVDVTVTLDGYFGDCSRTFFVGEHISEESIKVTNVAEECLARGIAVAKHGSRLGDVGWAIQSYAEKEGCGVVRDFVGHGIGKVFHEPDLQVPHYGRSGTGLKIVRGMIFTIEPMINAGDWRMKMMKDGWTSKTLDGKPSAQFEHTIAIVGNGIEILTALEDDPIAIRAKALGANILWPELKV
- a CDS encoding multidrug effflux MFS transporter; its protein translation is MEHDILVQRECESWGKIRTIFFVSAIIFICAIGFVASDIYLPSLPTIADYFKKDAAYVQLTMSLFLLTMAVFQIFSGSLSDKYGRKRVLFVFSLIFIFASLGCFYSSTINELIIYRCFQALGACAGMSIGQAMVADAFGAKDTGRILSITIPLVAFSPAIAPVLGGYIEILYDWRAIFLVLGIYGFIILFLLCSPIFPKSRAMAKKQKSAFEILSFLAMLKNKKFVGFALFMMTSNATYFSFLAGAPFLLKKFGYSPSAVGYAFCIASFPYMFASLLGRRLSFKLSNMQIIFLGLILNIIGGIIFLLMYYFSWQHMAALMIPIFVITIGNGFLMPFSSANAIALFPKNSGLVTGSLGSAQLTAASLGTALMGFIENGTFLPFAAIVLGFSLLTIFYYLAVFGSPKAYLKSQIDY
- a CDS encoding dihydrofolate reductase family protein, whose amino-acid sequence is MFHTENLTIINIMAASVDGKISAHKLESTEDRNQSGLVCNEDFLRMRKLVATCDAVFLGARTLSTEKGAFRVANLTPKQAEPEWIVFTRSGEISFSHEFWQQKNIPKSIFFVSSFNKSDEPFLKIEEKQFPFATINCYLGNIIGLLQYLKEKNYKKIALLGGGELNAAFWEQKLVDELFITISPIIIGNKNAPALISSETILKSILECEKVSQSGDFIFIDYKVKK